The Usitatibacter rugosus genome segment GCCGATCTTGATGGCGACCGGCCAGTTGCCGGGCTGCTTCGGGTCCAGCTGTTTCAGGTCGTCGATCAGGCTCATTTGGCCCCCGCTGCCGGCTTCGGCGCGACCTTGCCGTCATCGGCCTTGGCTCGCTTGATCGAGATGTTCATCAGGAATTCGTTCACGCGTGCGTTCGGGTTGGCGGGCGCCGGCACCGCCTTGATCTCGACCAGCTCGGGATTCTCGAGGTACGGGGAGGCACCGAGGTTGCGCATCAGGGTCGAGACGCGCGCGTTGGATTGGGCGTAGCCCGTCACGCCGACCTTGGTGCCGGTCTGCTTGACCGACTTGAGGTAGACGCCTTCGGGGAGCTGGCGCAGCAGCTGGTCCAGCAGCTGCACGGGCTCGGAACGGTTGCTCTGCAGGCCTTCGAC includes the following:
- a CDS encoding PilN domain-containing protein, with translation MIRINLLPHREEKRRLRQKQFAAFAGITIAFGLMAAFLVWFFLDQQVQQQQTNVNYMKTEISKLDKQIEEIRKIREETASLLAKKQVVEGLQSNRSEPVQLLDQLLRQLPEGVYLKSVKQTGTKVGVTGYAQSNARVSTLMRNLGASPYLENPELVEIKAVPAPANPNARVNEFLMNISIKRAKADDGKVAPKPAAGAK